In the Flavobacterium acetivorans genome, one interval contains:
- the nadE gene encoding NAD(+) synthase gives MIKKVAFQADKVNTHIVNWLKTYAENANVNGFVVGISGGVDSAVTSSLCAQTGLKVLCVEMPIHQHESHVSRGREHIEQLKKRFPNVSNTLTDLTLVFETFKKEVPTDFDEKKLHLTLANTRARLRMTTLYYHAGVHGLLVAGTGNKVEDFGVGFFTKYGDGGVDLSPIADLMKSEVFTLGAYLKVPESILKAAPSDGLFGDEKTDEEQLGANYDELEWAMLADEAGKLTNDFSGREKEVFDIYKCLNRTNQHKMKEIPICLINRT, from the coding sequence ATGATTAAAAAAGTCGCTTTTCAGGCTGATAAAGTGAACACGCATATTGTGAACTGGTTAAAAACCTATGCCGAAAATGCAAATGTCAATGGTTTTGTCGTAGGAATTTCGGGTGGAGTAGATTCTGCAGTAACTTCTTCCTTATGCGCACAAACTGGTTTAAAAGTTTTATGTGTCGAAATGCCAATCCATCAACACGAAAGCCATGTCAGCCGTGGACGTGAGCACATTGAGCAATTAAAGAAAAGATTTCCCAATGTTAGCAACACATTAACCGATTTAACTTTGGTTTTTGAAACTTTCAAAAAAGAAGTTCCTACTGATTTTGATGAAAAAAAATTACACCTAACCCTTGCAAACACACGTGCCCGCTTACGCATGACTACCTTATATTATCACGCAGGTGTTCATGGATTATTAGTTGCAGGAACAGGAAACAAAGTAGAAGATTTTGGTGTTGGTTTTTTTACAAAATATGGTGATGGCGGAGTCGACCTCAGCCCCATAGCAGATCTAATGAAATCAGAGGTGTTTACTCTAGGCGCTTATCTAAAAGTTCCGGAGTCCATACTCAAAGCCGCCCCCTCAGACGGTTTGTTTGGCGATGAAAAGACAGATGAAGAGCAATTAGGTGCTAATTACGACGAATTAGAATGGGCAATGCTTGCTGATGAAGCAGGAAAATTAACAAATGATTTCTCAGGTAGAGAAAAAGAAGTTTTCGATATTTACAAATGTCTAAACAGAACCAACCAACATAAAATGAAAGAAATACCAATTTGTTTAATTAATCGAACATAA
- the gldB gene encoding gliding motility lipoprotein GldB: MKLYQIPILLCLFFFSCGKKDKIDKAVEEIPVTIKVERFDKAFFETKPEDLDKVKQDFPLFFPAGNNDAVWLSKMQDPLWRELYAEVQKKYSNFEPEQKELETLFKRIKYYFPKTKTPKVITVISEMDYNNKVIYADSLLIVSLELYLGKEHKFYQFPNYIKQNFEQRQMMPDVVSSFVKQKMKPNLDKNLLSNMIYSGKELYIKDLLLPDYSDADKMGYTDQQLLWCEENESYMWRYFIENELLYSDEQKLISRFVSPAPFSKFYLEIDNESPGRVGAWIGWQIVRSYMKNNEVSLQQLLDANAKEIFEKSKYKPKK, from the coding sequence ATGAAATTATATCAAATACCTATTCTCTTATGTTTGTTTTTTTTTTCCTGCGGTAAAAAAGATAAAATAGATAAAGCAGTTGAGGAAATTCCAGTTACTATAAAGGTAGAGCGCTTTGATAAAGCTTTTTTTGAAACAAAGCCCGAGGATTTGGATAAGGTGAAGCAAGATTTTCCGCTTTTCTTTCCGGCTGGTAACAATGATGCTGTTTGGTTGAGTAAAATGCAAGATCCGCTTTGGCGTGAATTGTACGCTGAGGTTCAGAAAAAATATTCAAATTTTGAACCTGAACAAAAGGAATTGGAAACTTTGTTTAAACGTATAAAATACTACTTCCCTAAAACGAAAACGCCAAAAGTTATTACGGTGATCTCGGAAATGGACTATAATAATAAGGTGATTTATGCAGACAGCCTTTTGATTGTTTCTCTGGAGTTGTATTTAGGGAAAGAGCATAAGTTTTATCAGTTTCCAAATTATATCAAGCAAAATTTTGAGCAAAGACAGATGATGCCAGATGTGGTTTCTAGTTTTGTAAAGCAGAAAATGAAACCAAATTTGGATAAAAACCTATTATCAAACATGATTTATTCCGGGAAAGAATTGTATATAAAGGATTTGCTATTGCCTGATTATAGTGATGCCGATAAAATGGGTTATACGGATCAACAGTTATTATGGTGTGAGGAAAATGAGAGTTATATGTGGCGTTATTTCATCGAAAATGAGCTGCTTTATAGTGATGAACAGAAGTTGATTTCCAGATTTGTAAGTCCAGCGCCCTTTTCTAAATTTTATTTAGAAATAGATAATGAAAGTCCGGGACGTGTGGGTGCGTGGATAGGATGGCAAATTGTTCGGTCTTATATGAAAAACAATGAAGTATCTTTGCAGCAATTATTAGATGCGAATGCTAAAGAAATATTTGAAAAATCAAAATACAAACCTAAAAAGTAA
- the gldC gene encoding gliding motility protein GldC: MSDKNRSEIKFLVELDENRVPEKLLWSAKDGGVELEESKAIMLSVWDSKAKESMRIDLWTKDMPVDEMKIFFHQTLVAMSDTFHRATGDEKMSDTMKDFCDYFAEKLELKKQ; the protein is encoded by the coding sequence ATGTCAGATAAAAACAGATCAGAAATTAAGTTTCTAGTAGAATTAGATGAGAACCGTGTTCCTGAAAAATTATTGTGGTCCGCAAAAGACGGAGGTGTCGAGTTAGAGGAATCCAAGGCAATTATGCTGTCTGTTTGGGATAGTAAGGCCAAAGAAAGTATGCGTATCGATTTGTGGACAAAGGACATGCCTGTAGATGAGATGAAGATTTTCTTTCATCAAACCTTAGTAGCTATGTCAGATACTTTTCATAGAGCCACTGGCGATGAAAAAATGTCAGATACGATGAAAGATTTTTGCGATTATTTTGCCGAAAAATTAGAATTGAAAAAGCAGTAA
- the yihA gene encoding ribosome biogenesis GTP-binding protein YihA/YsxC — MKINTAEFVISNSDVSKCPKDFLPEYAFIGRSNVGKSSLINMLTNQKKLAKTSGRPGKTQLINHFLINNNWFLVDLPGYGYAKVSKKTKSVFQQFITDYFETREQLVCAFVLIDIRHEAQAIDIEFMSYMGESEIPFCIIFTKADKISKTKIDSHIAAYKKNMFANNWAEMPHYFVTSATESIGKDEVLNYIDEVNQEVFKNNSQF, encoded by the coding sequence ATGAAAATCAATACCGCCGAATTTGTAATTAGCAACTCTGATGTAAGCAAATGCCCTAAGGACTTTTTGCCCGAATATGCTTTTATAGGCAGGTCTAATGTTGGAAAGTCATCATTAATCAATATGTTGACCAACCAAAAAAAATTAGCCAAAACATCAGGAAGACCAGGAAAAACACAGCTGATTAATCATTTTTTAATCAACAACAATTGGTTTTTGGTAGATTTACCTGGATACGGCTATGCCAAAGTATCCAAAAAAACCAAATCGGTTTTCCAGCAATTCATAACGGACTATTTTGAAACCAGAGAACAATTAGTTTGTGCTTTTGTTTTGATAGACATTCGCCACGAAGCCCAAGCCATCGATATTGAATTCATGTCTTATATGGGAGAAAGCGAAATTCCTTTTTGTATCATTTTTACCAAAGCTGACAAGATCAGTAAAACAAAAATTGATTCCCATATTGCAGCCTACAAGAAAAACATGTTTGCCAATAACTGGGCCGAAATGCCGCACTATTTCGTGACCTCTGCCACAGAATCAATAGGAAAAGACGAAGTTTTAAATTATATAGACGAAGTAAACCAAGAGGTTTTCAAAAACAACAGTCAGTTTTAG
- a CDS encoding alpha/beta fold hydrolase, translated as MEKNYKKEGKYSYYEAGEGTPIVILHGLMGGLSNFDAVASHFSKKGYKIVIPDLPIYTQNILKTNVKSFAIYVKNFITFKGFDRVILLGNSLGGHIALYHTKMYPEKVAGLVITGSSGLYESAMGDSYPKRGDYEYIKKKAEDVFYDPKIATPELIDEVYATVNDRIKLIKTLTIAKSAIRHNMAKDLPKMHVKTCIIWGKNDKVTPPEVAEEFNKLLPNSNLYWIDKCGHAAMMEQPQEFNRLLEEWLTESHL; from the coding sequence ATGGAAAAAAACTATAAGAAAGAAGGTAAATACAGCTATTATGAAGCAGGAGAGGGAACTCCAATTGTAATTTTACACGGCCTGATGGGAGGCTTGAGTAATTTTGACGCAGTTGCGAGCCACTTCTCTAAAAAAGGATATAAAATAGTCATCCCAGATTTACCTATATACACCCAAAACATTCTAAAAACGAACGTTAAAAGTTTCGCCATTTACGTTAAAAATTTCATCACTTTCAAAGGATTCGACAGAGTCATCCTTTTAGGAAATTCACTAGGAGGCCATATCGCCTTATACCACACTAAAATGTATCCTGAAAAAGTTGCCGGACTAGTTATTACAGGTAGTTCCGGATTATACGAAAGCGCCATGGGTGACAGCTACCCAAAAAGAGGCGACTATGAATACATCAAGAAAAAAGCCGAAGACGTATTCTACGACCCTAAAATTGCCACACCAGAACTTATTGACGAAGTTTATGCCACAGTTAATGACAGAATAAAACTAATAAAAACCCTGACGATTGCCAAAAGCGCCATTCGTCACAACATGGCAAAAGACTTACCTAAAATGCACGTTAAAACTTGTATAATCTGGGGAAAAAACGATAAAGTTACGCCACCAGAAGTCGCAGAAGAATTCAACAAATTACTTCCTAACTCCAACTTATACTGGATAGACAAGTGTGGACATGCGGCCATGATGGAACAACCACAGGAATTCAATCGCCTACTCGAAGAGTGGCTAACAGAAAGCCATTTATAA
- a CDS encoding division/cell wall cluster transcriptional repressor MraZ, protein MNTIVGTYECKVDAKGRVLLPSPLKKQLATSLQSGFVLKRSVFQPCLELYPMEEWDLMMQKINKLNRFVKKNNDFIRRFTAGVKIVEIDALGRLLVPKDLVVFASIAKDVVFSSAVNIVEIWDKDLYEKSISGEDIDFADLAEEVMGNINDDDNGIS, encoded by the coding sequence TTGAACACGATTGTAGGGACATATGAATGTAAAGTCGATGCTAAAGGAAGGGTCTTGTTGCCGTCTCCTTTGAAAAAGCAATTGGCTACTTCACTTCAAAGCGGTTTCGTTTTGAAGCGTTCTGTTTTTCAGCCTTGTTTAGAGTTGTATCCAATGGAGGAGTGGGATTTGATGATGCAAAAAATCAACAAGCTCAATCGTTTTGTTAAGAAGAATAATGATTTTATTAGAAGGTTTACAGCGGGTGTAAAAATAGTTGAAATAGATGCTTTGGGGAGACTTTTGGTGCCTAAAGATTTAGTGGTTTTTGCAAGTATAGCTAAGGATGTTGTTTTTTCTTCGGCAGTGAATATAGTTGAGATTTGGGATAAAGACTTGTATGAGAAATCGATAAGCGGTGAAGATATTGATTTTGCCGATTTAGCAGAAGAAGTAATGGGAAATATAAATGACGACGACAATGGAATATCATAA
- the rsmH gene encoding 16S rRNA (cytosine(1402)-N(4))-methyltransferase RsmH has translation MTTTMEYHNPVLLQESVDGLNIKPDGVYVDVTFGGGGHSKEILRRLGPNGKLFAFDQDEDALANALSDERFVLINENFRFIKRFLRFHGVKSVDGILADLGVSSHQFDVAERGFSTRFDAGLDMRMSQKNDLNAYRVVNEYDEVNLKRVFLDYGELKSAPALARTIVEAREKQSIKTTDELKEVLAKYLPEKVRNKILAQIYQAIRIEVNQEMDVLKEFLEQSLEILSPGGRLSVISYHSLEDRLVKRFMKNGMFEGEPERDFFGNFSVPFKTIGKLIIPDQEEIRINNRARSAKLRIAEKI, from the coding sequence ATGACGACGACAATGGAATATCATAATCCGGTTTTGCTTCAGGAATCAGTTGATGGTTTAAATATTAAGCCTGATGGGGTGTATGTTGATGTGACCTTCGGTGGAGGTGGGCATTCAAAAGAAATTTTAAGAAGATTAGGTCCAAACGGTAAGTTGTTTGCTTTTGATCAGGATGAGGATGCTCTCGCTAATGCTTTGTCTGATGAGAGATTTGTTCTTATTAATGAAAATTTCAGGTTCATTAAGCGTTTTTTGCGTTTTCATGGTGTAAAGAGTGTAGATGGGATTTTGGCTGATTTAGGAGTTTCTTCTCATCAGTTTGATGTTGCTGAAAGAGGTTTTTCTACTCGATTTGATGCTGGTTTGGATATGAGAATGAGTCAGAAAAATGATCTTAATGCGTACCGAGTTGTAAATGAATATGATGAGGTAAATTTAAAAAGAGTTTTTTTAGATTATGGTGAATTAAAAAGTGCTCCTGCTTTGGCAAGAACAATTGTTGAGGCAAGGGAGAAACAATCGATCAAGACTACAGATGAACTGAAAGAGGTTTTGGCTAAATATTTACCTGAAAAAGTTAGAAATAAAATTTTGGCTCAAATTTATCAAGCCATTCGAATTGAAGTCAATCAGGAAATGGATGTTTTGAAGGAGTTTCTGGAGCAATCCTTGGAGATCTTGAGTCCAGGCGGAAGATTGAGTGTTATTTCTTATCATTCATTGGAAGACAGGTTGGTGAAACGATTTATGAAGAATGGAATGTTCGAAGGAGAACCGGAGCGTGATTTTTTTGGAAATTTTTCAGTTCCGTTTAAAACAATAGGAAAGCTAATTATTCCGGATCAAGAGGAGATTAGGATAAACAATAGAGCGCGAAGTGCAAAATTAAGGATAGCAGAAAAGATATAA
- a CDS encoding FtsL-like putative cell division protein has product MKYGVYNILKARFLIDDDAVKNWRFIVFLILLAIIMIANTQRFEQKVFMIAGLTNEVKELRSEFVDKRSQLMKLKMESTVSEKMLERQIFPSTVPPVKIKVKKEEEKSFLKKIWQ; this is encoded by the coding sequence ATGAAATACGGTGTGTATAACATATTAAAAGCAAGGTTTCTTATCGATGATGATGCGGTTAAAAATTGGCGCTTTATCGTTTTTCTTATTTTGCTGGCTATAATTATGATTGCTAATACGCAACGTTTTGAGCAAAAAGTGTTTATGATTGCCGGGTTGACAAATGAAGTGAAAGAACTGCGATCAGAGTTTGTAGATAAGCGTTCTCAGTTAATGAAATTAAAAATGGAGTCGACTGTTTCAGAGAAAATGCTCGAAAGACAAATTTTTCCATCAACAGTTCCTCCAGTTAAGATTAAGGTAAAAAAAGAAGAGGAAAAAAGTTTTCTTAAAAAAATATGGCAGTAG
- a CDS encoding penicillin-binding protein: MAVEDKQISYRIYLVAFAIFLIAIAIAVKLTNIQWVEGDYYRKLAKERTVKNFVIPSNKGNIYSADGSLLATSIPNYEIRFDALAPKKENFDKNVESLSDSLASILGKSSGFYLNELRKARANKNRYYLIARNLSYTEYVKIKSFPLFNLGANKGGIIIEQKTIREHPIGKIAERTIGYERKRPDGTFDGKGIEWAYRDYLNGKDGKVLKQKIAKGQWKPIRDVNEIDPRDGYDVISTIDVYIQDIAHHALLKQLEDFEADHGCVVVMETNTGHVKAISNLGRDKNGGYYETTNYAVAESHEPGSTFKLVDLMAILEDKVADTSTVYDTNGGEVRYSGKVVRDSKKGGYGKVSLARGFELSSNTVVAQAVYDNYKNNPSRFIKHVNSYGFNKKLNMDFKGEGRPYIPQPSDKNWSNISLPWMAFGYGVSVTPMQTLTFYNAVANNGEMVKPQFVSEIKEWNRTIVKKEKEVINPKVCSPETLSKVKAVLANVVKKGTGSKLYSKDFSMAGKTGTVKVNYGKNDGTSFYYASSFVGYFPSDKPKYSCIVVVHKPSTARNNYYGADVAGPVFKRIAQKIFTDAPSTNEIKKLNRKIPKQEESYNTYFAKVQKQQQSIPNVKGMPAMDAIALLENLGLKVRAVGIGKVKNQSLQAGQDIMKNATITLELL; encoded by the coding sequence ATGGCAGTAGAAGATAAACAAATATCGTATAGAATCTATCTGGTTGCTTTTGCTATTTTTTTGATAGCCATTGCGATAGCTGTAAAGTTAACTAATATCCAATGGGTGGAAGGGGATTATTATCGAAAATTAGCCAAAGAAAGAACGGTTAAGAACTTCGTTATTCCTTCTAATAAAGGAAATATTTATTCGGCTGATGGGAGCCTATTAGCGACATCGATACCAAATTATGAGATACGATTTGATGCTCTTGCGCCTAAAAAAGAAAATTTTGATAAAAATGTCGAGTCCTTATCGGATTCATTGGCGTCTATTTTAGGAAAATCCAGTGGTTTTTATTTAAATGAGCTTAGGAAAGCTAGAGCAAATAAGAATCGTTATTATTTAATTGCACGCAATTTAAGTTACACTGAATATGTGAAAATTAAAAGTTTCCCTTTGTTTAATCTTGGAGCAAACAAAGGAGGTATTATAATTGAACAAAAAACAATCAGAGAACATCCAATAGGTAAAATTGCGGAAAGAACTATTGGTTATGAGAGAAAAAGGCCTGACGGGACTTTTGACGGAAAAGGAATCGAATGGGCTTACAGAGATTATCTAAATGGAAAAGACGGTAAGGTTTTAAAACAAAAAATTGCAAAAGGCCAATGGAAACCAATCAGAGATGTTAATGAAATAGATCCTCGAGATGGTTATGATGTGATTTCTACCATTGATGTTTATATTCAGGATATAGCTCATCATGCTTTGTTGAAACAATTGGAGGATTTTGAGGCGGATCATGGCTGTGTTGTAGTTATGGAAACTAATACCGGTCATGTAAAAGCCATTTCGAATTTAGGAAGGGATAAAAATGGAGGCTATTATGAGACCACTAATTATGCCGTTGCAGAGTCTCATGAGCCGGGTTCTACATTTAAGCTGGTTGATTTAATGGCTATTTTGGAAGACAAAGTTGCAGATACTAGTACCGTTTATGATACTAATGGGGGCGAAGTAAGATATTCGGGAAAAGTAGTAAGGGATTCTAAAAAAGGGGGGTATGGAAAAGTTTCTTTGGCTAGAGGATTTGAATTATCGTCAAATACAGTAGTAGCACAAGCGGTTTATGATAATTATAAAAACAATCCTTCTAGGTTTATTAAACATGTTAATTCGTACGGATTTAATAAAAAATTAAATATGGATTTTAAGGGAGAAGGAAGACCCTATATTCCGCAGCCAAGCGATAAAAACTGGTCAAATATTTCGCTTCCTTGGATGGCTTTTGGCTACGGTGTTTCGGTAACTCCAATGCAAACTTTAACTTTTTACAATGCGGTTGCCAATAATGGGGAAATGGTAAAACCGCAATTTGTTTCTGAAATTAAAGAATGGAACCGAACGATTGTAAAAAAAGAGAAAGAAGTTATTAATCCAAAGGTTTGCTCTCCGGAGACGCTCTCAAAAGTAAAAGCGGTATTAGCCAATGTGGTTAAGAAAGGAACGGGTTCTAAATTGTACTCCAAAGATTTTTCAATGGCGGGTAAAACGGGTACGGTTAAAGTGAATTACGGGAAAAATGATGGAACAAGCTTTTATTATGCTTCTTCATTTGTGGGGTATTTCCCTTCTGACAAGCCAAAGTATTCCTGCATAGTGGTGGTGCATAAGCCAAGTACAGCAAGAAACAATTATTATGGTGCCGATGTCGCTGGGCCTGTTTTTAAAAGAATCGCACAGAAAATTTTCACTGATGCTCCTTCAACGAATGAAATTAAAAAGTTGAATAGAAAGATTCCAAAACAGGAAGAAAGTTACAATACTTATTTTGCCAAGGTGCAAAAACAGCAACAGTCAATTCCTAATGTTAAAGGAATGCCGGCTATGGATGCAATTGCATTGTTAGAGAATTTAGGTTTAAAAGTAAGAGCTGTTGGAATAGGAAAAGTAAAAAATCAATCCCTTCAAGCGGGTCAGGATATAATGAAAAACGCAACCATAACACTAGAATTATTGTGA
- a CDS encoding UDP-N-acetylmuramoyl-L-alanyl-D-glutamate--2,6-diaminopimelate ligase — protein MIMLKDILYKVAIEVVHGSTDVSIGKIEFDSRKIEQKDVFVAIRGSISDGHDYIQKAIELGAVAIVCDTFPENFEKEITYIQVKDTNKALAFMAANYFGNPSEKLKLVGITGTNGKTTIASLLYQLFKKAGFKVGLLSTVKIMVDDLEYKATHTTPDSITINHYLKEMIDAGAEYCFMEVSSHGIHQERTEALHFAGGVFTNLSHDHLDYHPTFSEYRDVKKSFFDNLPKTAFALSNIDDKNGTIMLQNTLAKKRTYALKSYSDYKAQILENQLSGLLLKVDGNEVWVKLIGTFNAYNVLAIYGTAIELGLDSLETLRLLSELESVSGRFQYIVSDTNITAIVDYAHTPDALENVLKTINDIRTKNEQLITVVGCGGNRDKTKRPIMAGIASDLSDKAILTSDNPRNEDPETIIHEMEQGVAAQNYKKVLAITDRKQAIKTACQLAQTNDIILIAGKGHETYQEINGVRHHFDDMEIVKEILEQLHK, from the coding sequence GTGATTATGCTAAAAGATATATTGTATAAAGTAGCTATTGAAGTGGTTCATGGTTCAACGGATGTTTCCATTGGTAAAATTGAATTTGATTCTAGAAAAATTGAACAAAAGGATGTTTTTGTAGCAATACGAGGATCAATTTCGGATGGACATGATTACATTCAAAAAGCAATTGAGTTAGGAGCTGTAGCGATTGTTTGTGATACTTTTCCAGAGAATTTTGAAAAAGAGATTACCTATATTCAAGTTAAAGACACGAATAAAGCGTTGGCCTTTATGGCGGCTAATTATTTTGGAAATCCTTCCGAAAAATTAAAACTAGTAGGTATAACCGGTACAAACGGGAAAACTACTATTGCTTCGTTGTTATACCAATTATTTAAAAAAGCAGGTTTCAAAGTTGGTTTATTGTCTACGGTAAAAATAATGGTGGATGATCTTGAGTACAAAGCGACACACACAACACCAGATTCCATAACCATTAATCATTATTTGAAAGAGATGATTGATGCCGGTGCCGAATATTGTTTCATGGAAGTGAGTTCTCATGGGATTCATCAAGAAAGAACTGAAGCCTTGCATTTTGCCGGAGGTGTATTCACTAATTTATCTCACGATCATTTGGATTACCATCCTACTTTTTCGGAGTATAGAGACGTGAAAAAGTCATTTTTTGATAATTTGCCTAAAACAGCTTTTGCCCTGTCAAATATTGACGATAAAAATGGGACGATTATGTTGCAAAATACATTGGCCAAAAAACGTACTTATGCTTTGAAATCCTATTCGGATTATAAGGCGCAAATTCTTGAAAACCAATTATCAGGTTTGTTGTTGAAGGTTGATGGCAATGAAGTTTGGGTAAAACTAATCGGAACTTTTAATGCTTATAATGTTTTGGCTATTTATGGAACCGCGATTGAGTTGGGCTTAGATAGTCTGGAAACACTCCGTTTATTGTCTGAGTTGGAAAGTGTTTCGGGAAGATTTCAATACATCGTTTCCGATACTAATATTACTGCAATTGTAGATTATGCACATACCCCAGATGCTTTGGAAAATGTGTTGAAAACAATTAATGATATTCGGACCAAAAATGAACAACTGATTACTGTTGTGGGTTGCGGAGGAAATAGAGATAAAACCAAGCGACCAATTATGGCCGGAATTGCTTCTGATTTGAGTGATAAAGCGATATTGACTTCTGATAATCCAAGAAATGAAGATCCGGAAACGATTATTCATGAAATGGAGCAAGGGGTTGCAGCTCAGAATTATAAAAAAGTGTTAGCAATCACTGATAGAAAACAAGCGATAAAAACAGCTTGTCAACTGGCTCAAACCAATGATATTATTTTGATTGCTGGAAAAGGACATGAAACCTATCAGGAAATAAATGGTGTGCGTCATCATTTTGATGATATGGAAATAGTTAAAGAAATATTAGAACAACTTCATAAATAG
- the mraY gene encoding phospho-N-acetylmuramoyl-pentapeptide-transferase — MLYYLFEYLDKTLDVSGTGVFQYITFRSALALMLSLLLSTIYGKRIIRFLQNQQVGETVRELGLAGQNEKAGTPTMGGLIIIFATLVPVLLFAKLHNIYIVLLIVTTLWMGTIGFVDDYIKIFKKDKQGLKGIFKVFGQVGLGLIVGFVLYFHPGVTVRKDTGKTDVFKVTTENVITQAPLEEKSTATTIPFFKNNEFDYAELLAWTGEGYEKWAWLIFIPVVIFIITAVSNGANLTDGIDGLAAGTSAVSVLALGIFTFVSGNIIFSNYLNIMYIPNSGEMTVFIAAFVGSLIGFLWYNSYPASVFMGDTGSLTIGGIIAVLAIAVRKELLIPLLCGIFLVENFSVVLQVSYFKYTKKRFGEGRRIFLMSPLHHHYQKKGYHESKIVTRFWIVAIMLAILSIVTLKLR; from the coding sequence ATGCTGTATTACTTATTTGAATATTTAGACAAAACATTAGACGTTTCTGGGACTGGTGTTTTTCAGTACATCACTTTTAGATCGGCACTGGCATTAATGCTTTCCTTGTTGTTGTCTACTATTTATGGTAAAAGGATTATTCGCTTTTTGCAAAATCAACAGGTAGGTGAAACTGTGCGAGAGCTGGGATTAGCAGGTCAAAATGAAAAAGCGGGAACACCTACCATGGGAGGTTTGATTATCATTTTTGCTACACTAGTGCCTGTTTTGCTGTTTGCTAAACTGCATAATATTTATATCGTGTTGTTGATTGTGACTACTTTATGGATGGGGACTATCGGTTTTGTGGATGATTATATTAAGATTTTCAAGAAAGACAAACAGGGTTTAAAAGGGATTTTCAAAGTATTCGGTCAAGTTGGTTTAGGCTTAATTGTAGGTTTTGTTCTTTATTTTCATCCTGGAGTGACCGTAAGAAAAGATACTGGTAAAACAGATGTCTTTAAAGTTACAACGGAGAATGTCATCACCCAAGCGCCTCTAGAAGAGAAATCTACAGCTACGACCATTCCGTTTTTTAAAAATAATGAGTTTGATTATGCAGAGTTGTTGGCTTGGACCGGAGAAGGTTATGAAAAATGGGCTTGGTTGATATTTATTCCGGTTGTGATTTTTATTATTACGGCGGTTTCTAACGGAGCTAATTTAACTGATGGAATTGATGGACTCGCTGCGGGAACTTCGGCAGTATCAGTTTTGGCATTGGGGATATTTACTTTCGTTTCAGGAAATATTATTTTCTCTAATTATCTTAATATAATGTACATCCCCAATTCAGGCGAAATGACTGTATTTATTGCGGCATTTGTTGGCTCGTTAATTGGATTTCTATGGTACAATTCGTATCCGGCATCTGTATTTATGGGGGATACGGGAAGTTTGACTATTGGTGGAATCATTGCAGTTTTGGCAATTGCTGTTCGAAAAGAATTATTGATTCCATTATTGTGCGGGATATTTTTGGTCGAAAATTTCTCAGTTGTTTTACAAGTCAGTTATTTTAAATATACCAAAAAACGTTTTGGCGAAGGACGTAGGATATTTTTAATGTCGCCTCTTCACCATCATTATCAAAAGAAAGGTTATCATGAGAGTAAAATTGTAACCCGATTTTGGATTGTTGCAATCATGTTGGCTATACTATCAATTGTCACTTTAAAACTAAGATAG